CGAAGGCCCGGCGCAGGCCGGTGGGCGTCCACCCCGCTGCCCCCGCCTGGGCGCGGCGCGGCAGGGCCGCGCTCCCCTGCGCCACCGGCCGCAGGCGCACGTCCACGAGCGGCGGGGGGAGCATGGCGGCGAGCGCTTCGCCCACGCTGCAGACGTAACGCTCCGCCATCCACAGCGCCAGCTCGAGGAGGTCGGGAGGGAGGAGCGGCTGCGCCGCCAGCACGGCGGCGACGGGCCGCAGCGGGTGGGGCGGCGGGGCCGCTCCCTGCGGCGGCCCGGGGAGGACGTACCCGGCGAGCAGGCGGGTGCGGAACGGCACGAGCACCGGCGTGCCGGGCGGCAGCGGCGCCGGCGCCAGGTAGGTGAAGGCCACGTCCCCGGCGCGCAGCGGCAGGTCCAGGGCGACCCAGAGCGGGACCGCGGCCGCCGGTGCGGCCCCGGCCGCGTCCTGCGACGGAGTCATGGCCGCTCGCTGAGCAGCCGCAGGATCTCCTGCAGGATCGTCTCCGGCTCGGCCATCCGCCCCAGGCCCTCGCGGCCGGAGGCGAGGCGCCCGTACTCGGGGCCGACGATGTGGGCGCCGCGGCGGCGCAGCGTCTCCAGGTGCTCCTGGACGGTGGGGTGGGCGTACATCAGGTCGCTCATCGCCGGGGCGATGAGCAGCGGGGCGCGCGTCGCCAGGGCCGTCGCCGCGACCAGGTCGTCCGCCAGCCCCAGCGCCAGGCGGGCCAGGGTGTGGGCGGTGGCCGGCGCGATGACGTAGAGGTCGGCCCGCGCGCCCAGCGCC
The Armatimonadota bacterium DNA segment above includes these coding regions:
- a CDS encoding flavoprotein, producing MRLEGRVVLVGVAGGIAAYKVAALVSALRKEGAEVHVLMTPSAVQFVGPLTFRALSQQPVLTDLWDPANPWDEPHVALGARADLYVIAPATAHTLARLALGLADDLVAATALATRAPLLIAPAMSDLMYAHPTVQEHLETLRRRGAHIVGPEYGRLASGREGLGRMAEPETILQEILRLLSERP